A single window of Chthoniobacterales bacterium DNA harbors:
- a CDS encoding helix-turn-helix transcriptional regulator: protein MSAATTLPKHPLHQLREILGWSRHKCAEETGLKAATIQNIERGAAPLPDDAAFAIEAATGCHAIKLMRSANAWRERAAGRPRILGEALLDQTQFRPVLLDETPYSAEFYQHYKRAALQPQAVDKATEDLSRRIKLLLGPLAQRPEKFRRLYRYLVQILNRAKDESGPSEAEMAEFARRTGEVKLEQPTLRELSEREEIVKSPIWQEADLLKRFDPDARVHVVREEFVFWPFTEIIRGEGHYVVPDYSFGKRSMWRITLPDGNTITIAQNHVESGGLQAKLTDDAGASAATSERYSKQGPGKDRPVSASPLNAP, encoded by the coding sequence ATGAGCGCGGCGACCACCTTGCCCAAACACCCGCTCCATCAGTTGAGGGAGATCCTCGGCTGGAGCCGGCACAAGTGCGCCGAGGAGACGGGCCTCAAGGCAGCGACGATTCAAAATATCGAGCGCGGTGCGGCTCCCCTGCCCGATGATGCGGCCTTTGCCATCGAAGCGGCGACCGGATGCCACGCGATCAAGTTGATGCGCAGCGCCAATGCATGGCGCGAGCGAGCCGCGGGCCGTCCGCGCATTCTCGGCGAGGCGCTGCTCGACCAAACGCAGTTCCGACCCGTGTTGCTCGACGAGACGCCTTACAGCGCGGAGTTTTACCAGCACTACAAGCGCGCCGCGCTGCAACCGCAGGCCGTGGACAAAGCCACCGAAGACCTGAGCCGCCGCATCAAGCTGCTGCTCGGCCCCCTCGCCCAACGGCCGGAAAAATTCCGCCGCCTCTACCGCTACCTTGTGCAAATCCTCAACCGCGCCAAAGACGAGAGCGGACCAAGCGAAGCCGAAATGGCGGAATTCGCCAGGCGCACCGGCGAAGTGAAGTTGGAACAGCCCACGCTGCGCGAGTTGTCGGAGCGGGAGGAAATCGTCAAAAGCCCCATATGGCAGGAAGCCGATCTGCTCAAGCGATTCGACCCGGATGCACGCGTCCATGTGGTGCGGGAGGAATTCGTATTTTGGCCTTTCACGGAAATCATCCGCGGCGAAGGGCACTACGTGGTGCCGGACTATTCCTTCGGCAAGCGCAGCATGTGGCGCATCACCCTGCCGGACGGCAACACAATCACCATCGCACAGAACCATGTCGAATCCGGCGGCCTGCAGGCGAAGCTGACTGACGATGCCGGTGCTTCAGCCGCGACATCGGAGCGTTACAGCAAGCAGGGACCGGGCAAAGACAGACCTGTGTCAGCTTCGCCCCTCAACGCGCCATGA